In Antechinus flavipes isolate AdamAnt ecotype Samford, QLD, Australia chromosome 3, AdamAnt_v2, whole genome shotgun sequence, a genomic segment contains:
- the LOC127557400 gene encoding hypoxanthine-guanine phosphoribosyltransferase-like, which yields MVKYKESILLLSPSCLSPASYTIRENISTSVMIADDEPGYDPNLFCIPKHYAQDLEKVLIPHGLILDRTERLAQEVMKEMRDHHMAVLCVLKGGYKFFADFLYYIKSVNRNSDPSIPLTVDFIRIKSYCNDQSTEDIKVIGEYDLSTLTGKNVLIIEEIIGTGKTMQSLLSLVKQHNPKLVKVASLLFKRTPRSVGYRPDFVGFEIPDQFVVGYGLDYNEYFRHLNHVCIISEAGKDKYKA from the exons ATGGTCAAGTACAAGGAGTCTATACTTCTTCTGAGC CCCAGCTGCCTCAGTCCTGCTTCCTACACCATCAGGGAGAACATCAGCACCAGCGTCATGATTGCAGATGATGAGCCAGGCTATGACCCGAACTTATTTTGCATCCCTAAACATTATGCTCAAGATCTGGAAAAAGTCCTCATTCCTCATGGACTAATCCTGGACAGGACTGAACGTCTGGCACAAGAAGTGATGAAGGAGATGAGAGACCACCACATGGCTGTCCTCTGTGTCCTCAAGGGTGGCTACAAATTCTTTGCTGATTTTCTGTATTATATCAAGTCAGTGAACAGGAATAGTGATCCATCAATTCCTCTGACTGTAGATTTTATCAGAATCAAAAGCTATTGCAATGACCAGTCAACAGAAGACATAAAAGTGATTGGGGAATATGATCTCTCCACCCTAACTGGAAAGAATGTCCTGATTATTGAAGAGATAATTGGCACAGGGAAAACCATGCAATCTTTGCTTTCCCTGGTCAAGCAGCATAATCCAAAGCTGGTGAAAGTAGCCAGCTTGTTGTTTAAAAGGACCCCACGAAGTGTGGGATACAGACCCGACTTTGTGGGATTTGAAATTCCAGACCAATTTGTTGTTGGCTATGGCCTGGATTACAATGAATACTTCAGGCACTTAAATCATGTCTGTATCATCAGTGAGGCTGGCAAAGACAAGTACAAAGCATGA